DNA sequence from the Anaerosporomusa subterranea genome:
TTATTGGTATACGCAATGATTTTGCGCAGGGTATTAAATATTTGTGGCCATCTCCATATAAACGAATAATGACGTTAAGAGATGCTTTATTCAAGGGAGATCTTTACGACAGTGATGTTCCAAACTCGATAGGGCAAAAGTATCCTCCGAGAAAGAAACAAATCATGGATATGGTTCCGATGGGGGGGTACTGGCGCGATTTACCAATAGACATACAAAAGGAATATATGCAAAAAAGCTTTTATCTAGGCGGTGGAAAGACTGGGATTGCAAGAAGGCTATCGATGGACGAACCAAGTTTGACTTTAACTTGTGCACCAGCCCAAAAACAAACTGAACGTTGTCACCCACTTGAAACAAGACCTTTAACTATTAGAGAATATGCTAGAATTCAGACTTTCCCAGACTCATGGGTATTTGCGGGCGCGTTAAATAGTCAATATAAACAAATAGGAAATGCTGTACCAGTAAATCTAGCATATGCGGTAGGAAGAAGCCTAATTAGATTGTTGAATGATATTTATGAACAATATGATATTGTACCAAAAGAGGCATGTTTGAGTAATGTTGGGTAATTTCAATAGAGACATATTTGTTGGCGAGATGCAACTCTATGCTTAAATCCCAACTGCTTCTTTTATTGGGTAGTCATAAGTCGGTCATCTATGATTTGTGCGGATTTGCAATAAACGGGAAAATCCTTTATCATAGAATGTGCAATATAACTATGGCGGAGGTTAGGCCTTTATGGATACAAACGATGCACTCTTTTGGTGGAAGTATTCGCCAAATGTCTTGAGAAATAAGGGAGATATCATCGTTCCTTTGAAATGTGCTATCAAATTGCCTTCGGAGCTGAGTGTAGATTTTGACGGTGTTGCTCACAGTCTTATTATAGATTCCAGGAATCGAATTCGTGGCACTGGTGCTGGCGATGCAATTTTTAACTGGTTATCACAAGCTCGCTTAAGACTAGGAGATTCCGTCCCTGTGTTTTTCGACCAGACCTCAAACAAGCTTATTTTTGACTCAAAAAAAGCGATACGGACGATTGTACAATATGCTAGTCGATAGATAGTTAACCCCGCGATTCTTCGCGGGGGTTTGTATTGTTATGTAGTTTTAATTATACGTCTTTTGGTAACCGCCTTAGGTGTTTTATCCTTTGGCTTTTTAGGAATTTCCCGTGCCGAGTTGAACGTGACTAGTTTTTCCCAATCGATAGTACCATCCTGATGGCAGAACATTGATATGAATTCGGCGGTAAACCTATTTGTTGCCGCATCGAAAGCAGCACGGAACTGCGGCAGGTGCTCCTGAGGCTTATTTTTCATCAAGCGAATGATGGCAAGATAGAAGTCTTCATCACCCGTGATCTCGGCCCAAAAGGCTTGTCCCGCTAGCTCCCTGTATGAGGCTGTGGATTTTGGTGATTGTTTCTTTCGTCCATAGCAGTATCCCACCACTGGATCAAACTGTTTCTGAAGTTTTTGCATTCGTTTCCCTAGTGCGTCGAAATCTTGTTTTTGCCTTTTTTTTGATTGAGCATTAAATACATTAATTCCGCTTTTTACAGCGATGGCCATATATTTCGCGTCTGTTTCTATTGCGACATCCGCTCCCTCAGTTGGGGAAGCGACTCCGCCCGAAACAAACTTGGCGAGTGGCTCAAAAAAGGCATCGCCAAATATGCCTTCATCGGAGCTTGACATGTATGCCGCCAGCGTTCCCTCGACTATTTCAGAGGCCCTCTGCGTGCCAATAGCTCTGAAAAGATATGGGTTTTTTCGAGTGAGTGCCTTTCGTAGGTCAAGCGTTGAAATTTTGGCAATTCTTCTCTTGTAAAAGTCGTCCAACAACTCTGCAATTTTCGCTTCGACCGCTTTTGCAACTATCATTTAGCTATCCCCTTTTCAACCGACTATATCGGTGAGCTGTGCTTGCAGCTTTTCTGTCTGCATATGGGTGGATGTACCCCTACTTCTCTTCGTGCGTATCATGGCGTTTCCCTCGCGACAGCACGGAGGGCTTGTCCAACAGCCTTTCCTAAACCTATAGGAAAGGCGTTTCCTATCTGGCGATAGCATTCAATAAATACAAGTTCATTGTTTCTCTGCAAAATCCTGCTGTTCGGATTAGAGCGGTGCTGATATTTGAGTGCTGTTATAGCTGAACATAGCCATGAAAGTACATTTTATTTAGATCGAGAAGGTAGCTATCTTTAGCGTTGCCAAGTGTATCTTTTTTCCTGTTACAATATGGATGTAGCGGCGCAAGTTTTTTATTTACCCAGTCTATGATATCGCTAAATTCACAAGACCAAACGCCATTCACAGGTTCTACTGTGTAGATTTTCTCGCTCCACTTTTGTTTATATTCCGTCTGACGCCAATTAACCCAAAAGATAATCGCAATATCAGGATAATTTTTAAGATATCTTTCATAATCTTTTTTATTGAAAGTAACTGTAAACTGAGGTTCTATGCTATATAATTCTTTGACCTTAAAAAATGGCGTAGTCTGGCACTTTAGATCAGCAAGCCGGCCGTATGATGTAACTAAGTCTGGCACATAAGGGTTATTGCTTTTTTCAGGATTTAGTGATACATCTACATCTTTAACCTTTGGGGCAATATGCGAGATGAAGTATTGCTCTTGTGGTACTCCATAATGTTTTACCCACCATTGTTTGTCTTCAGTGTCGTGCATAATGTACCTCCGATAAAGAAGTTATTATAAGGCCCCAAACAAAAACACAGCACCTCCCGTTTTTTAGTTAGTGCTGGTCTAAGTACTGTATTCACTTTTTTATTTGCTTGTCATGTATGGTTATTCTTCAGAAAGGCCTAAAGACCTGCCTGTTTATAAAAAATATTGAAATATTATCGCAATATGGGAGAACGTGAAGGATAGAGGATAATGTTGGCGAGAATGAAGCATGAAAATAGTGTAAAATACTTCTGAATTGTTAAAATGTCGATTTTCTTTCGTCACGAGTAAGCATTCGCTGCAACTGAATAATCACCCAGTAACGCAATTTCTTATCGCCGCTTTGTGCCAGTATAACACACTGTCAAGATGACTAAGCTGCCCCCGAGAATTTTATCTCCTTTTCGGATTATCAGATAACCCCAAAAGCCAATCGGTCGACACTTCATAAAAGTTAGCCATTTTAATCAGCGTTTCAATGCTAATTGCCCTTCTGCCGTGTTCAAGAGAACCAACTGCGCTTGCAGTAATACCAACGGCTTCGCCAACTTCTTTTAGCTTTAAATTGCGCTGTTTTCGCAGATATTCAAGCCTTTGTGCTAATATTGGCAGAATCATGATAATCATCCTTTAAAAAGTAGTTGACGGTGTGCTGGTGGCACGGTATAATCAGAACAAAAGGCGTGCTAATGGCACAAAAATGCAAGGAAAAGAAAGATGGAATAGCCCAATAAAAGAAGCGAGGGATTGGTAAACTGCACTGCTGAGTCAAAAGTGGGGTGAAACGTGTAAGGGATTATACAAAAAGAAACAAAGCCTGTGTGCCGAGGTGAGAAGCGGCGGGCAGGGAAAGCATGCATTCCATGGTTCAATCGCCTTCATTATATCGTAATCAAGCTATCCTCACAATGGAGCCAGCTTGCTGAATTCAAGGCAAGCATGATCCTTTATCCAAACATAGGCGCAAAATGCGCCCATACCACTTTGGCGGCACGCAGTGCTGGCGTTTTGGCGGTTCGAAAAATGTAATTGTCGTTTTTTCTCAGTATTACCTGCGTTCCCGCCTATCTGACAGACCAGCCAGGTAATCCAGTGAGACATGAAAGTATTCGGCAATATCAACTGCAACGTCAAAAGGCGGCAGCCTATAACCAGTTTCCCAATGGCCGACAGTTTGTTTGGCGGCACCTAATTTTTCGCCGAGTTGTTCTTGCGCAAGATTATTTGTCGTTCGCAGTTCTTTTAGTCTCTGACAAAAAACTTCTCGTTTCAACATAAAAACAACTCCTTGACAAGACTCCTTTGAGGAGACTATAATAAAAACGTTAAATCTCCTTAGAGGAGATTCGTAAAAGGATGATAGCGCTATAGGAGACTTATCAATATAAGCTCAACCGTCAACTTCGGCTATATCCCAACAATTTATACTAATGTTTGCGGAGGCAAGTCTTTTTCTGATCTGTAAGAAAAAAATCTTTATTTATCATAATTACCCCCCCTTGGCGTTTGCTAATAGGGAAACCTATGTCATGAAAAGTGTCATTTAGTCACAAACAATAAGCTGGCTGATCTAAATTGACACCTGCCAATGGGGACATAACCCTAGATCTTAATAGCCTATCAGGGCTAACCGGTCTAATTTCGTCCAACCGTAAGCTATCACTACAACAAACTAAGCCGCTCAACCGCTCTACCCATCCATTCGCAGCCGGAACAGCGGCCAGTTTAGAAATCTGGCATGAAAGGAGTGAATCATTTTTCCCCGACAACTCAATAAAAAGCGAGGTGAAACAGAAGCGGCATTCAAAGTGTCGAGTGAATGCTGCCCGGTTTCCTGCGCCCAAATTGCGTTGTAGCGAACGCATGCGGGCTATGAACTCATGGCAACTACATTATAGCGCATCTGCCGGAGGCCGTAAACATACCGGTTTATTTGGCATGCCTGCGGCGGGGAGTACGCGCCTGGCAGTCGTTTGGCGCAGCCTAAAGAAAAGAAGGTGAAGGCTATGGAGAGTAACACAGACCTGTCTGGTCAGGGAATACAAAGCCGGTTTGCCGCGAATTTATCGATGCTGTTTACTGAGATTCCATTTCTAGAACGGTTTGACCTGGCCCGACTGGAGTACATTCCTCGTCCGGACAGCAGGTCTTCGCTGGACTGGCTGGCGGATTTCGACCGCGGGTTGAGAAGATAATAAGCTTTAATGGGGAAGAGGGAGTGGATA
Encoded proteins:
- a CDS encoding helix-turn-helix domain-containing protein, with amino-acid sequence MLKREVFCQRLKELRTTNNLAQEQLGEKLGAAKQTVGHWETGYRLPPFDVAVDIAEYFHVSLDYLAGLSDRRERR
- a CDS encoding helix-turn-helix domain-containing protein, translated to MILPILAQRLEYLRKQRNLKLKEVGEAVGITASAVGSLEHGRRAISIETLIKMANFYEVSTDWLLGLSDNPKRR
- a CDS encoding PmeII family type II restriction endonuclease, which encodes MIVAKAVEAKIAELLDDFYKRRIAKISTLDLRKALTRKNPYLFRAIGTQRASEIVEGTLAAYMSSSDEGIFGDAFFEPLAKFVSGGVASPTEGADVAIETDAKYMAIAVKSGINVFNAQSKKRQKQDFDALGKRMQKLQKQFDPVVGYCYGRKKQSPKSTASYRELAGQAFWAEITGDEDFYLAIIRLMKNKPQEHLPQFRAAFDAATNRFTAEFISMFCHQDGTIDWEKLVTFNSAREIPKKPKDKTPKAVTKRRIIKTT